The Oncorhynchus masou masou isolate Uvic2021 chromosome 6, UVic_Omas_1.1, whole genome shotgun sequence genome has a window encoding:
- the LOC135541620 gene encoding actin-3-like, producing MTAVDSSEDFKQNVAIVIDPGSGSIKAGFSGDEKPHKVLRSVVGLSKKDQTECYFGNNIPKDSDDLILKRPITSGMISDWDSLEKLWSHVLYEELQVCPEEHGILMTDPAFSPISNREKTAELLFEGFGAPAMYVGYQPVLSMYSYGLVTGLVVDSGAGCTSVSPVCNGYCLPHATFHMDLAGKGVSDYLSKLLADVGHGSALQQKSSVQEMKKQSCYVSQLSSEDKGTPLDYQLPDGTTITLCDERFRGPEILFCPSNAGMSQPGVHILAMNSLQKCAPEWQTALMANVALCGGSSMFSGFPERLQAEMEKLAPRDSMIGMLSGAHREFASWVGGSIITCLSSFQPMWVKGQEYQEEGSSVVRNKCY from the coding sequence ATGACTGCAGTGGATAGCAGTGAGGACTTCAAGCAGAATGTGGCTATTGTAATCGACCCAGGATCAGGGTCCATCAAAGCTGGCTTCTCTGGAGATGAGAAGCCCCATAAAGTTCTGAGGTCAGTGGTTGGATTGTCCAAAAAGGACCAAACTGAATGTTATTTTGGAAACAACATTCCCAAGGACTCAGATGATCTCATTCTCAAGAGGCCCATCACCAGTGGAATGATAAGTGACTGGGATTCCCTGGAGAAGCTGTGGAGCCATGTGCTCTATGAGGAGCTCCAAGTCTGCCCTGAAGAGCATGGCATCCTGATGACTGACCCAGccttctctcccatctccaaCCGAGAGAAGACAGCTGAACTCCTGTTTGAAGGGTTTGGGGCCCCAGCGATGTATGTTGGTTACCAGCCTGTGCTGTCCATGTATTCTTATGGACTGGTTACTGGTCTAGTGGTGGACTCTGGGGCTGGCTGCACCTCTGTCTCTCCagtgtgcaatggctactgcttaCCACATGCCACATTTCACATGGACCTGGCTGGAAAGGGTGTGTCTGACTATCTGAGCAAACTACTGGCCGATGTTGGACATGGGAGTGCTCTCCAGCAAAAGTCCTCTGTGCAAGAGATGAAGAAGCAGAGTTGCTACGTCTCCCAGCTGAGTTCTGAGGACAAAGGAACACCTCTGGACTATCAACTCCCCGATGGCACCACCATTACCCTGTGCGACGAGCGCTTCCGTGGCCCTGAGATCCTATTCTGTCCATCCAACGCAGGAATGTCACAGCCCGGAGTTCACATCCTGGCCATGAACAGCTTGCAGAAGTGCGCCCCCGAGTGGCAGACGGCCTTGATGGCCAATGTGGCCTTGTGTGGCGGCTCCTCGATGTTCAGTGGTTTCCCGGAGCGGCTCCAGGCAGAGATGGAGAAACTGGCCCCGAGGGACTCCATGATCGGAATGCTATCTGGGGCCCACAGGGAGTTTGCCTCCTGGGTGGGGGGCTCCATCATCACCTGCCTCAGCAGCTTCCAGCCCATGTGGGTGAAGGGGCAGGAGTACCAGGAGGAGGGCTCCAGTGTGGTGCGCAATAAATGCTATTAG